One Vibrio campbellii CAIM 519 = NBRC 15631 = ATCC 25920 genomic window carries:
- a CDS encoding class I SAM-dependent methyltransferase gives MTAAIYLVKGREKSVKRKHPWIFSRGISKVEGEPALGETVDVFTHDGKWLAKAAYSPASQIRARIWSFKKEEINKAFFVKRFNNAQLLREDIIERDGLTGYRLIAAESDGMPGVTIDRYQNFFVCQLLSAGAEYNKQAIVDALVECFPDCNVYERSDVAVRKKEGLKETTGVLHGEEPPKSVVIEENGVKISVDIVGGHKTGFYLDQRDSRQQAMKYLKDKEVLNCFSYTGGFGLYALKGGAKRVINADVSQPALDTAKFNAELNEFDISKKRAVFLNADVFKLLREYRDQGTKFDVVIMDPPKFAESKAQLNGACRGYKDINMLAMQILNPGGTLLTYSCSGLMDQVLFQKIIADAAVDANRQVKFVERFEQAADHPTDTAYPEGFYLKGFACKVL, from the coding sequence ATGACAGCTGCTATCTATTTGGTTAAAGGTCGTGAGAAGTCGGTTAAGCGCAAGCACCCTTGGATCTTCTCTCGAGGCATCAGTAAAGTTGAGGGCGAACCCGCTCTTGGCGAAACCGTTGATGTATTCACTCACGACGGAAAATGGCTAGCTAAAGCGGCGTATTCTCCAGCTTCTCAAATTCGTGCTCGTATCTGGAGTTTTAAAAAAGAAGAGATCAACAAAGCCTTCTTCGTTAAGCGTTTCAACAATGCTCAGCTTCTTCGTGAAGACATTATCGAGCGCGATGGCCTAACTGGCTACCGTCTTATCGCGGCAGAGTCTGATGGTATGCCTGGCGTTACTATCGACCGCTACCAAAACTTCTTTGTGTGCCAGCTTCTAAGTGCGGGCGCAGAATACAACAAGCAAGCGATTGTTGATGCTTTGGTTGAGTGCTTCCCTGACTGCAACGTTTACGAGCGTTCAGACGTCGCGGTACGTAAGAAAGAAGGTTTGAAAGAAACCACTGGCGTTCTGCATGGTGAAGAGCCACCAAAATCTGTGGTAATCGAAGAAAACGGCGTGAAAATCAGTGTCGATATCGTCGGTGGCCATAAAACGGGGTTCTATCTAGACCAACGTGACAGCCGCCAACAAGCGATGAAGTACTTGAAAGACAAAGAAGTTCTGAACTGTTTCTCGTACACCGGCGGCTTTGGTCTTTACGCACTAAAAGGCGGCGCAAAACGCGTTATCAACGCAGACGTATCACAACCTGCTCTAGATACTGCAAAATTCAACGCAGAGCTGAACGAGTTTGATATCTCGAAAAAGCGTGCTGTGTTCCTAAACGCAGACGTGTTCAAATTGCTACGCGAATACCGTGACCAAGGTACGAAGTTCGATGTTGTGATCATGGATCCACCAAAGTTTGCAGAGAGCAAAGCACAGCTAAACGGTGCATGTCGTGGCTACAAAGACATCAACATGTTGGCGATGCAAATTCTAAACCCGGGTGGCACGTTACTGACCTACTCTTGCTCAGGCTTAATGGACCAAGTTCTGTTCCAAAAAATCATTGCTGACGCCGCAGTAGATGCAAACCGCCAAGTTAAGTTTGTAGAGCGTTTTGAACAAGCAGCCGACCACCCAACGGATACGGCCTACCCAGAAGGTTTCTACCTAAAAGGATTTGCGTGTAAGGTTCTATAA